In the genome of Fulvivirga maritima, one region contains:
- a CDS encoding FAD-dependent oxidoreductase, which translates to MTKVEKISIVGAGLVGSLMSVYLAKRGYKVSLFESRPDLRKADISAGRSINLALSNRGWLPLQEVGLKEKAEELTIPMKGRMMHNEEGQLTFQPYGKSGQAIYSISRGGLNALLLDAAEANGVEIFFNQKCNEVDLNNNILHFEDKKVSSDIIIGADGAFSIIRQAMEHTSRFNYSQQYLEHGYKELSIPPTATNGFKIDKNSLHIWPRGNFMLIALPNLDGSFTCTLFYPFEGEQSFENLQSDEDITAFFKKQFPDAYELMPDLLNDFHSNPTSALVTVRSSPWHKNQSLLIGDAAHAIVPFYGQGMNCGFEDCRVLNDLLNKHDDHWDLVLPEYSKIRKPDGDAISDLALKNFIEMRDQVADESFLLRKKIEAKLHELYPEKWIPLYSMVTFNENIRYSQAADFGKLQSEIMDKVMATPNIESQWEQLDFESIVNQLPPMV; encoded by the coding sequence ATGACTAAAGTAGAAAAAATATCGATTGTAGGAGCTGGTTTGGTTGGCAGTCTGATGTCAGTATACTTAGCCAAAAGAGGCTACAAAGTATCCCTATTTGAAAGCCGTCCTGACCTCAGAAAAGCAGACATTTCGGCAGGAAGATCTATCAACCTGGCCTTGAGCAACAGGGGTTGGCTACCACTGCAAGAAGTGGGGTTAAAGGAAAAAGCCGAGGAATTAACCATTCCTATGAAAGGCCGAATGATGCATAATGAAGAGGGACAATTAACTTTTCAGCCTTACGGCAAAAGCGGACAAGCCATTTACTCTATCTCCAGAGGTGGATTAAACGCCCTTTTACTAGATGCCGCAGAAGCCAATGGAGTAGAAATATTCTTCAACCAAAAATGTAATGAAGTAGACCTTAATAATAACATCCTCCATTTCGAAGACAAAAAGGTTTCATCTGATATTATTATAGGTGCCGATGGTGCTTTTTCCATTATCAGGCAGGCGATGGAACACACTTCACGTTTCAACTACTCTCAGCAATACCTTGAACATGGTTATAAAGAGCTATCTATACCGCCTACCGCAACCAACGGCTTTAAAATAGACAAAAACTCCTTGCACATTTGGCCACGCGGAAATTTTATGCTCATAGCCCTTCCTAATTTGGATGGCAGCTTCACCTGCACCCTATTTTACCCTTTTGAAGGAGAACAGTCTTTTGAGAACTTGCAATCAGATGAAGACATAACAGCATTCTTTAAAAAGCAATTTCCTGATGCTTATGAGCTTATGCCTGATTTGCTTAATGATTTTCATTCTAATCCCACGTCTGCTTTAGTCACAGTAAGATCTTCTCCATGGCACAAGAATCAATCATTACTAATAGGAGATGCTGCCCATGCTATAGTTCCCTTTTACGGCCAGGGTATGAATTGCGGCTTTGAAGATTGTCGTGTACTCAATGATTTATTAAATAAGCATGATGACCATTGGGACTTGGTACTGCCTGAGTACAGTAAGATAAGAAAACCAGACGGAGATGCTATTTCTGACCTGGCTCTTAAAAATTTCATTGAAATGCGAGATCAAGTAGCCGATGAAAGCTTCCTTCTTAGAAAAAAAATAGAAGCAAAACTCCATGAGCTCTATCCCGAAAAATGGATTCCTCTATATTCTATGGTCACTTTTAATGAGAATATCAGATATTCTCAAGCGGCTGATTTTGGCAAGCTACAGTCCGAAATTATGGATAAAGTGATGGCCACACCCAATATTGAGAGCCAATGGGAACAACTCGATTTTGAATCAATAGTCAATCAGCTGCCCCCAATGGTATAA
- a CDS encoding 3-hydroxyanthranilate 3,4-dioxygenase: protein MAIKRPFNLKKWIDENRDLLKPPVSNKNLYADAGDYIVMIVGGPNARKDYHYNETEELFYQLEGDILVKIQEDGKAVDVPIKEGEMYLNPAKVPHSPIRSEGSVGLVIERKRDEKYTDGLIWYCEKCNHKLHETYFPLHNIETDFLPRFKEFYSSEKLRTCDNCGHVMETDKKFI, encoded by the coding sequence ATGGCTATTAAAAGACCTTTTAACCTAAAAAAGTGGATCGATGAAAACCGCGATCTATTAAAACCTCCTGTGAGTAATAAAAATTTATATGCTGATGCAGGTGACTATATTGTAATGATAGTAGGTGGCCCTAATGCCAGAAAAGACTATCATTATAATGAAACAGAAGAGCTCTTTTATCAGCTAGAAGGTGATATTTTGGTGAAAATACAAGAAGATGGTAAAGCTGTAGATGTGCCTATAAAAGAAGGTGAAATGTATCTGAATCCCGCCAAAGTCCCTCACTCCCCCATAAGGTCTGAAGGTAGTGTAGGCTTGGTAATAGAAAGAAAAAGGGATGAAAAATATACAGATGGGTTAATATGGTATTGTGAAAAATGCAACCACAAGCTCCATGAGACTTATTTCCCGCTTCACAATATTGAAACTGACTTCCTCCCCAGGTTTAAAGAGTTTTATAGCTCTGAAAAACTCCGCACTTGTGATAACTGTGGTCATGTAATGGAGACTGACAAAAAGTTTATTTAA
- a CDS encoding DHH family phosphoesterase has protein sequence MQNLEAFKTLISTPKKVVITTHHKPDADALGSSLGLAEYLNMKGHDATVITPTDYADFLTWMKGNDQVIVYDEGNEEVSCQLIREADIIFCLDFSSLQRINGLGDKVAQAQCAKVLIDHHLEPEDFADFQMWSTEAAATAELIYDLIHLLGDEALINKDIAEALYAGIMTDTGGFKHSNTTRHVFRVCGELVDKGADAAKVSKLVYDTNSLDKLKFLGFALSERLTVMPELNTAYFAISAEDLEQFRSRTGDTEGLVNYALSIEGIKFAALMIDRKDVVKISFRSVGGFSANEFARKHFEGGGHKNAAGGMSGLSLEETVDKFKQLLNEYKNELSNPINTYA, from the coding sequence ATGCAAAATCTGGAAGCTTTTAAAACGCTCATCAGTACTCCGAAGAAGGTGGTAATTACTACGCACCATAAGCCAGATGCTGATGCGTTAGGATCCTCTTTAGGTTTAGCTGAGTATCTAAATATGAAGGGACACGATGCTACCGTGATCACTCCTACTGATTATGCAGACTTTTTAACCTGGATGAAAGGTAATGATCAGGTGATAGTGTACGATGAGGGGAATGAAGAGGTATCATGTCAACTAATAAGAGAGGCTGATATAATTTTCTGTCTGGATTTTTCCAGTCTGCAGAGAATCAATGGCCTTGGCGATAAAGTAGCACAGGCACAATGTGCGAAGGTACTTATTGATCACCATCTGGAGCCTGAAGACTTCGCTGACTTTCAAATGTGGAGTACAGAAGCCGCGGCTACTGCTGAACTTATTTATGATCTTATTCATCTCTTAGGAGATGAAGCCTTAATCAATAAAGATATTGCTGAAGCCTTATATGCCGGTATTATGACAGATACAGGAGGTTTTAAGCATTCTAATACAACTCGCCACGTGTTTAGAGTATGCGGAGAGTTAGTAGATAAAGGTGCTGATGCCGCTAAAGTGTCTAAACTGGTATATGATACCAATAGCCTCGATAAACTCAAATTCTTAGGTTTCGCACTCAGCGAAAGACTTACAGTAATGCCTGAGTTAAACACCGCTTACTTTGCCATTTCTGCTGAAGACCTTGAGCAATTCCGGTCAAGAACGGGAGATACTGAAGGGCTGGTAAATTATGCCCTTTCCATAGAAGGAATTAAGTTTGCAGCACTAATGATAGACAGAAAGGATGTGGTTAAAATCTCTTTCAGGTCTGTTGGCGGTTTTTCTGCTAATGAATTTGCTCGTAAGCATTTTGAAGGTGGCGGTCATAAAAACGCAGCCGGAGGCATGTCTGGATTATCCTTAGAAGAAACCGTGGATAAGTTTAAACAACTACTCAACGAATATAAAAACGAATTAAGTAACCCTATAAATACATACGCTTAG
- a CDS encoding aldehyde dehydrogenase codes for MDKIQNYIDGQLTDPLSGHYLENYNPAEGVVYGLIPDSDEKDVQRAVKAATKAFPVWSAMSVAERSDVLLKVADLIDRDSDLLALAESVDNGKPLSLAKSVDIPRASSNMRFFATAILHFSSESHLTDNKAINYTTRTPVGVAGCISPWNLPLYLFTWKIAPALAAGNTVVAKPSEVTPMTAYLFSKICIEAGLPSGVLNIVHGLGPKVGQAIVEHPDIPLISFTGGTATGKSIAATAAPMFKKLSLELGGKNPNIIFGDCDLKNTVDESIRASFSNQGQICLCGSRIFVQRSIYDQFLKLFLERVKALKVGDPLEAGSDIGAVVSQAHMDKVLAYIELAKKEGGEILCGGAQVKLPGRCENGYFIAPAVITGLDYNCRVNQEEIFGPVVSVMPFDSEEEVIGYANSTAYGLSATIFTENLKRAHRVSHQLKSGIVWVNCWLLRDLRTPFGGMKQSGVGREGGEEALRFFTEAKNICISLK; via the coding sequence ATGGATAAAATACAGAACTATATTGACGGGCAATTAACCGACCCGTTATCAGGTCATTATCTTGAGAACTATAACCCGGCAGAAGGAGTAGTGTATGGTCTAATCCCTGATTCTGACGAAAAGGATGTGCAGAGGGCGGTGAAGGCTGCTACCAAGGCTTTTCCTGTCTGGTCAGCTATGTCTGTGGCTGAGCGTTCTGATGTTTTACTGAAAGTTGCTGATTTAATAGATCGGGATAGTGACTTGCTGGCTTTGGCGGAATCTGTAGATAATGGAAAGCCTCTATCGTTAGCTAAATCTGTAGATATACCCAGGGCTAGTAGTAACATGCGTTTTTTCGCTACTGCTATTCTTCATTTTTCTTCAGAATCTCACCTTACTGATAACAAGGCTATTAATTATACCACCAGAACTCCTGTGGGTGTGGCGGGCTGTATTTCTCCATGGAATCTGCCTCTGTATTTATTTACCTGGAAAATTGCACCTGCTTTGGCTGCTGGCAATACCGTAGTAGCCAAACCTTCAGAAGTCACACCCATGACGGCCTATCTCTTTTCTAAAATATGCATAGAAGCAGGTTTGCCGTCAGGAGTGCTAAATATAGTGCATGGTTTAGGGCCTAAAGTGGGACAAGCCATAGTGGAGCACCCGGATATTCCGCTCATATCATTTACTGGAGGCACTGCTACTGGTAAAAGTATAGCGGCTACAGCGGCGCCTATGTTTAAAAAGCTGTCATTAGAGCTTGGGGGTAAAAACCCAAATATCATTTTTGGAGATTGTGATTTAAAGAATACGGTTGATGAATCAATAAGGGCTTCGTTTTCTAATCAGGGGCAAATTTGCTTGTGTGGCTCCCGAATATTTGTTCAGAGGAGTATTTATGATCAGTTCCTTAAACTATTCCTGGAGCGAGTGAAAGCTCTTAAAGTAGGAGATCCGTTGGAAGCAGGTTCTGATATTGGAGCGGTAGTTTCACAGGCACATATGGATAAAGTTCTGGCTTACATAGAATTAGCCAAAAAAGAAGGAGGAGAGATTCTTTGTGGAGGAGCACAAGTGAAGCTGCCAGGCAGGTGTGAAAATGGCTATTTTATAGCTCCAGCCGTAATTACAGGCTTAGATTATAACTGTAGAGTAAATCAGGAAGAGATATTTGGCCCGGTAGTGTCGGTGATGCCTTTTGATAGTGAAGAGGAGGTGATCGGCTATGCTAATAGTACTGCTTATGGTCTTTCTGCTACTATATTTACTGAGAATCTTAAACGGGCACACCGTGTATCACATCAGCTTAAAAGTGGGATAGTCTGGGTTAATTGCTGGCTGCTTAGGGATCTGAGGACACCTTTTGGAGGCATGAAGCAATCAGGCGTAGGGCGTGAGGGAGGAGAAGAGGCCTTAAGGTTTTTTACTGAGGCTAAGAATATTTGTATTTCATTAAAATAA
- a CDS encoding SDR family oxidoreductase, translated as MDIDLKGKRALVCGSTQGIGKAAAIELASLGAHVTLVARDENKLKEVLDELPLTGDPQHHYICADFDDPESLKNALNAYLIKENDVHILINNTGGPAGGAAIDAELDEFTLAFNRHLICNQILAQAVVPSMKKLGYGRIINVISTSVKVPIQGLGVSNTIRGAVANWAKTLSLELGGFGITVNNILPGFTETARIRSIISNNARKNGVSEAEIEEGMKKQIPVGRFAEASETAAAIAFLASPAAAYINGVNLPVDGGRLGCL; from the coding sequence ATGGATATAGATTTAAAAGGAAAAAGAGCATTGGTTTGTGGTAGCACACAGGGAATTGGTAAAGCCGCTGCTATAGAGCTGGCTAGTTTAGGGGCGCACGTTACCTTAGTAGCTCGAGATGAAAACAAGTTGAAAGAAGTGCTTGACGAGTTGCCTCTCACTGGTGATCCTCAGCACCATTATATTTGTGCAGATTTTGATGATCCTGAAAGTTTGAAAAATGCCCTCAATGCTTATTTGATTAAGGAAAATGATGTTCATATACTTATAAATAATACGGGCGGACCAGCTGGAGGCGCTGCCATAGATGCGGAGCTGGATGAATTTACTTTAGCCTTCAATAGGCATTTGATCTGTAATCAGATACTTGCACAGGCAGTAGTGCCTTCTATGAAAAAGTTGGGTTATGGTAGAATTATTAACGTCATTTCCACCTCGGTAAAAGTGCCTATTCAAGGTTTGGGGGTTTCTAATACTATTAGAGGCGCTGTGGCGAATTGGGCTAAAACCTTATCATTAGAATTAGGAGGTTTTGGTATTACAGTAAATAATATTTTGCCCGGGTTTACTGAGACTGCCCGTATTAGATCCATTATAAGTAATAATGCCAGAAAGAATGGAGTAAGTGAAGCTGAAATTGAGGAAGGCATGAAAAAGCAAATCCCGGTTGGCAGGTTTGCTGAGGCATCAGAAACGGCAGCAGCAATAGCATTTCTGGCCAGCCCGGCAGCAGCTTATATTAATGGAGTGAACCTTCCTGTAGATGGAGGCAGGTTGGGTTGTTTATAA
- a CDS encoding nucleoside-diphosphate kinase yields MAGNRTFTMIKPDAVGAGNTGAIIKMIEEAGFKIVAMKKALLTKERAGQFYEVHKERPFYNDLTTYMSSGAIVPMILEKDNAVEDFRKLIGATNPKEAAEGTIRAIFAESIEANAIHGSDSDENAEIEGKFFFAEVEKF; encoded by the coding sequence ATGGCTGGAAACAGAACTTTTACAATGATAAAACCTGATGCTGTAGGTGCAGGTAATACCGGAGCAATTATAAAAATGATTGAAGAAGCAGGTTTTAAAATTGTAGCAATGAAAAAGGCCTTGCTTACTAAAGAAAGAGCAGGTCAGTTTTATGAAGTACACAAAGAAAGACCGTTTTATAACGACCTTACTACTTATATGTCTTCAGGTGCAATAGTGCCTATGATTCTTGAAAAAGACAATGCAGTAGAAGATTTCAGAAAACTGATAGGAGCTACTAACCCTAAAGAAGCGGCTGAAGGTACTATCAGAGCAATATTTGCAGAGTCTATTGAGGCTAATGCAATCCATGGTTCTGATTCTGACGAAAATGCTGAAATTGAAGGTAAATTCTTCTTCGCTGAAGTAGAGAAATTCTAA
- a CDS encoding kynureninase/PvdN C-terminal domain-containing protein, giving the protein MEFLLKKVEGINIITPENPAERGCQLSLEAEKNGKKAFNKLTEAGVIADWREPNAIRVAPVPLYNTFTEVYRFYDILKQTVAND; this is encoded by the coding sequence ATGGAGTTTCTGCTAAAAAAAGTTGAAGGCATTAACATCATAACCCCCGAAAATCCTGCTGAGCGTGGTTGTCAGCTATCATTAGAAGCTGAGAAAAATGGCAAAAAGGCCTTTAATAAACTGACCGAAGCGGGCGTAATAGCTGACTGGCGAGAACCTAATGCCATAAGAGTAGCTCCGGTACCTCTCTACAATACTTTCACTGAAGTATATCGTTTTTATGACATCTTAAAACAAACTGTGGCTAATGACTAA
- a CDS encoding methylated-DNA--[protein]-cysteine S-methyltransferase — protein sequence MINHIYSSPIGPLGIEANEEAVLSITFNAPDIQPSEKETNSIIDHCIDELDQYFKGTLKNFTVPYLLKGTDFQNKVWAQLSKIPYGQTISYSELAIRLGDLKCIRAAGTANGKNKLPLIIPCHRVIGKDGKLVGFAGGLEKKEWLLKHEGIIKGEQMKIFG from the coding sequence TTGATCAACCACATCTATTCATCTCCTATAGGCCCTTTAGGCATTGAGGCTAATGAAGAAGCAGTATTGTCTATTACTTTTAATGCACCAGACATTCAGCCATCAGAAAAGGAGACTAACAGCATTATAGATCATTGTATTGATGAACTTGATCAATACTTTAAGGGTACACTTAAAAATTTTACCGTTCCTTATCTGCTCAAAGGCACTGACTTTCAAAACAAAGTATGGGCACAGCTTTCTAAAATACCCTACGGACAAACTATTTCATATTCTGAACTTGCGATTAGGCTCGGAGACCTGAAATGCATAAGAGCTGCCGGCACTGCCAATGGCAAAAATAAATTACCCCTAATTATCCCATGCCACCGGGTAATAGGTAAAGACGGTAAGCTGGTGGGCTTTGCAGGTGGGTTAGAAAAGAAAGAATGGCTTTTAAAACACGAAGGCATTATCAAAGGGGAACAGATGAAAATTTTTGGCTAA
- the kynU gene encoding kynureninase — protein MTYQDSLEFAQHKDHTDPLKDYRDQFFIPEVNGKPSIYFTGNSLGLQPKSTAKYVNEELQGWATLGVEGHFHSNKRPWFEYHKFSKETLSKIMGANPSEVVSMNSLTTNLHLLLISFYRPTKERYKIIMEAGAFPSDQYAIESQIKLHGFDYEDALIEVHPKEGKSTLDMDDINSAIEKAGDSLALVLFGAVQYYTGQFFPMKEITEAAHKAGALAGFDLAHAAGNVPLSLHDDNVDFAAWCSYKYLNSGPGGISGIFVHDKHGLNPDTPRLAGWWGYDEASRFKMEKGFKPMPGADGWQTSNVNIMSSAVNLAALEIFDNAGMEALKEEKYRTDRLHGVSAKKS, from the coding sequence ATGACTTATCAGGATTCTTTAGAATTTGCTCAGCATAAGGATCATACAGATCCTCTCAAAGACTACAGAGATCAATTTTTTATCCCTGAGGTAAACGGCAAGCCCAGCATTTACTTTACCGGCAATAGCCTGGGGCTACAGCCCAAAAGCACGGCAAAATATGTAAACGAAGAACTACAAGGCTGGGCTACTTTAGGTGTGGAAGGTCATTTTCATTCTAACAAAAGGCCTTGGTTTGAATACCACAAATTCAGCAAAGAAACGCTTTCTAAAATAATGGGGGCAAATCCCTCTGAAGTGGTTTCTATGAATAGCCTTACCACCAACTTGCACCTTTTACTCATCTCCTTTTACCGGCCTACCAAAGAAAGATATAAGATCATTATGGAAGCCGGAGCCTTTCCTTCAGACCAATATGCGATTGAAAGTCAGATAAAACTGCATGGCTTTGATTACGAAGACGCCTTAATAGAAGTACATCCTAAAGAAGGAAAAAGCACTTTGGATATGGATGATATTAATAGCGCCATCGAAAAAGCTGGTGATTCACTCGCGCTGGTGCTTTTTGGTGCTGTTCAGTATTATACGGGGCAATTTTTCCCTATGAAAGAAATTACGGAAGCAGCACATAAAGCCGGAGCGCTGGCTGGCTTTGACCTGGCCCATGCTGCAGGAAATGTTCCGCTTTCTCTACATGATGACAACGTAGACTTTGCAGCCTGGTGCAGTTACAAATATTTAAACTCTGGCCCTGGGGGCATAAGCGGTATTTTTGTTCATGACAAACATGGCCTTAATCCTGATACTCCACGCCTGGCAGGCTGGTGGGGCTATGATGAAGCCTCCAGGTTTAAAATGGAAAAAGGCTTTAAGCCCATGCCTGGCGCTGATGGGTGGCAAACGAGCAATGTCAATATTATGAGTAGCGCTGTAAACCTAGCGGCCTTAGAAATATTTGATAATGCAGGTATGGAAGCCCTAAAGGAAGAAAAGTATAGAACTGACCGGCTTCATGGAGTTTCTGCTAAAAAAAGTTGA